A genomic region of Microlunatus sagamiharensis contains the following coding sequences:
- a CDS encoding sensor histidine kinase has translation MTVESLRGGEFARVFITIGWVCTAVVGVVTAAVGLPSGRAAATSVVVLTVVGLVSWSATLWTTEEPGWILPCLAVTGVCGAGLDAIHSSGPGYVLCYMAVAAIGLRRRGLAAGLVAGLVGAGLVAAEASVSPEPVSAAVGSGIGVAFVFVATRFAGANRDAALRVQALHAQERATRVAQNEAAVLAERARLARELHDVLAHTLSGLAIQLEAARMLAEHVHADPRLIDHLATSHQLTRDGLVNARRAVVTLRDDTPYGVRQLPSLIELTRRTTHLAITAEESGLPVDLPAELDLVVYRTVQESLTNAAKHAGPDATVDVLLRWTAQVLTVEVRDDGGTVAAPAPEGGHGLAGLRERAGLCGGALQAGPCAGGWRVELTLPLPALRPTSGQAARP, from the coding sequence GTGACGGTCGAGAGCCTGCGCGGTGGGGAGTTCGCGCGTGTGTTCATCACGATCGGCTGGGTCTGCACCGCGGTCGTCGGGGTGGTGACGGCGGCGGTCGGCCTGCCGTCGGGGAGAGCAGCGGCGACGTCGGTCGTGGTCCTCACGGTCGTCGGTCTCGTCAGCTGGAGCGCCACCCTGTGGACGACGGAAGAGCCGGGCTGGATCCTTCCGTGCCTGGCGGTCACCGGCGTCTGCGGGGCGGGCCTGGACGCGATCCACTCCTCGGGGCCCGGTTACGTGCTCTGCTACATGGCCGTGGCCGCGATCGGGTTGCGACGCCGGGGCCTGGCGGCCGGGTTGGTCGCAGGTCTGGTGGGCGCCGGTCTGGTCGCAGCGGAAGCATCGGTCTCGCCGGAGCCCGTCAGCGCCGCCGTCGGCAGCGGCATCGGCGTCGCCTTCGTGTTCGTCGCCACCAGGTTCGCCGGCGCCAACCGCGACGCCGCGCTGCGCGTCCAGGCGCTCCACGCCCAGGAGCGGGCCACCCGCGTCGCCCAGAACGAGGCCGCGGTGCTGGCCGAGCGCGCGCGCCTGGCCCGCGAGCTGCACGACGTCCTGGCCCACACGTTGTCCGGGCTCGCGATCCAGCTGGAAGCCGCGCGCATGCTGGCCGAGCACGTGCACGCCGACCCGCGGCTGATCGACCACCTCGCCACCTCCCACCAGCTGACCCGGGACGGCCTGGTCAACGCCCGTCGGGCCGTGGTGACGCTGCGCGACGACACCCCGTACGGGGTCCGGCAGCTCCCCTCGCTGATCGAGCTGACGCGACGCACCACCCACCTCGCCATCACCGCGGAGGAGAGCGGGCTCCCGGTGGACCTGCCGGCCGAGCTCGACCTCGTCGTCTACCGCACCGTCCAGGAGTCGCTGACCAACGCGGCCAAGCACGCCGGGCCCGATGCCACCGTCGACGTGCTCCTGCGGTGGACTGCTCAGGTGCTGACGGTCGAGGTCCGCGACGACGGCGGGACGGTCGCCGCCCCTGCGCCCGAGGGCGGTCACGGTCTGGCCGGTCTTCGCGAGCGGGCCGGCCTGTGCGGGGGAGCGCTCCAGGCGGGGCCCTGCGCGGGCGGCTGGAGGGTCGAGCTGACCCTGCCGCTGCCGGCACTGCGGCCGACCAGCGGTCAGGCGGCTCGCCCGTGA
- a CDS encoding type VI secretion system tube protein Hcp yields MSRRSRVVGISALVIGLSLSGTALVNAATPSTTITACSNTKSGVVRVVSAKTKCSSKEKRLTWNTQGPAGQDGAPGLDGKDGAPGLPGKDGAPGPAGPPGPAGGEVADPNPYGLTYRLALGSAGPVEVIGFTQEISASVNLGGTTSAAGKPSVGDVKVTLPMASSVLTQLSSISRGTSVPTARLEMCRPGELVPQERPDGPTDTRTGHCTLQLDLTDVYLGRVAVEPGPAGAVATLHLVPRTEKVTSSPDTSRAVSVAYDVTKATSSPSGTAVAASTDDTRYTTTLNSSTTSRGVLSTESWSQGVSADTSYRSGTGAAVGRPSFDAIAARTRTGPGSVALLSRILSGTPLTGVEIDGCETDVCTQKVTLGKTYVGKVVIGAPSLLDETELVYESIRWDRNDGGPRDARQTYSWDVRAGSGG; encoded by the coding sequence ATGTCGCGACGTAGCCGTGTCGTCGGGATCAGCGCGCTGGTGATCGGGCTGTCCCTGTCGGGGACCGCACTGGTCAACGCCGCGACCCCGTCGACGACCATCACCGCCTGCTCGAACACCAAGTCCGGCGTCGTGCGCGTCGTCTCGGCCAAGACGAAGTGCTCGTCGAAGGAGAAGCGGCTGACCTGGAACACGCAAGGTCCAGCCGGCCAGGACGGAGCGCCCGGCCTCGACGGCAAGGACGGAGCTCCCGGGCTGCCGGGGAAGGACGGTGCGCCCGGCCCGGCCGGTCCCCCCGGGCCCGCCGGCGGCGAGGTCGCCGACCCCAACCCGTACGGCCTCACCTACCGCCTGGCCCTCGGCAGCGCCGGACCCGTCGAGGTCATCGGGTTCACCCAGGAGATCAGCGCGAGCGTCAACCTCGGGGGTACCACCTCCGCCGCCGGCAAGCCTAGTGTCGGGGACGTGAAGGTCACGCTGCCGATGGCCTCCTCGGTCCTCACCCAGCTGTCGAGCATCTCGAGGGGAACCTCCGTGCCCACCGCCCGCCTGGAGATGTGCCGCCCCGGCGAGCTCGTCCCGCAGGAACGACCGGACGGTCCGACCGACACCCGCACCGGGCACTGCACCCTCCAGCTGGACCTCACCGACGTCTACCTCGGTCGCGTCGCGGTCGAGCCCGGGCCGGCCGGCGCCGTCGCCACGCTGCACCTGGTGCCGAGGACCGAGAAGGTCACGTCGTCCCCCGACACCTCGCGGGCGGTCAGCGTGGCCTACGACGTCACGAAGGCGACCTCCTCGCCGTCCGGCACGGCCGTGGCCGCCTCGACCGACGACACGAGGTACACGACCACCCTGAACTCGTCCACGACGTCTCGTGGCGTCCTGTCCACCGAGAGCTGGAGCCAGGGCGTCTCCGCCGACACGAGCTACCGTTCCGGCACGGGGGCGGCGGTCGGCAGGCCGAGCTTCGACGCGATCGCCGCCAGGACACGCACCGGCCCCGGTTCGGTGGCCCTGCTGTCCCGGATTCTCAGCGGCACCCCTCTGACCGGGGTCGAGATCGACGGCTGCGAGACCGACGTGTGCACGCAGAAGGTCACGCTGGGCAAGACGTACGTGGGCAAGGTCGTCATCGGCGCGCCGAGCCTGCTCGACGAGACCGAGCTCGTCTACGAGTCGATCCGGTGGGACCGCAACGACGGCGGGCCCCGTGACGCCAGGCAGACCTACAGCTGGGACGTGCGCGCCGGCTCCGGCGGCTGA
- a CDS encoding MFS transporter produces MTTAHPSTPQPTVGFRRFLPHAHPISWWMLVVTTGAILINSVDRGILPAVLPAILSEFGLTEAEGGLLTGLSFFGTAIGGLVIGIFGDALGKGARRAWAWAVAVAIVIISSVLTAFSRTLGQLQIYRVIMGVGTGGMEPVNVTMVGEWWQKENRGFAVGTHHTGFPLGQFVGLLLIGGVVAAAGWREAFLFIPLIAIPIVVIQVVIARRRNLTKVNSWITEHGMTPSLTEEELDEERTEKPTRAAWTSVKAALRERNVRLAVAVNFLFLWAEAGVVTFLTVQLTRDAGLPLALAITVSGASGITGWIGQIVWGTVSDHKGRKFSLSILAVGWAVTVALMIFISSLTSAWVILILWGLFRNSPFPVMYASIIDAVPEGASSGLGIMIGVGLGLSGLVAAPVAGFVIGHFGFTVHYLFIAALCLLALVPIALIRETSSGAVR; encoded by the coding sequence ATGACCACCGCGCATCCGAGCACCCCGCAGCCCACCGTCGGCTTCCGGCGCTTCCTCCCCCACGCCCATCCGATCTCGTGGTGGATGCTCGTGGTCACCACCGGGGCGATCTTGATCAACTCGGTGGACCGCGGGATCCTGCCTGCGGTGCTGCCGGCCATCCTGAGCGAGTTCGGCCTGACCGAGGCCGAGGGCGGACTCCTCACGGGGTTGAGCTTCTTCGGCACCGCCATCGGCGGGCTCGTGATCGGCATCTTCGGCGACGCGCTCGGCAAGGGCGCCCGTCGTGCCTGGGCGTGGGCGGTCGCGGTCGCCATCGTGATCATCTCCTCGGTCCTCACCGCCTTCTCGAGGACCCTCGGACAGCTGCAGATCTACCGCGTGATCATGGGTGTCGGCACCGGCGGCATGGAACCCGTCAACGTCACCATGGTCGGCGAGTGGTGGCAGAAGGAGAACCGCGGCTTCGCCGTGGGCACCCACCACACCGGCTTCCCCCTCGGGCAGTTCGTGGGGCTGCTGCTGATCGGCGGCGTCGTCGCCGCGGCGGGCTGGCGAGAGGCCTTCCTGTTCATCCCGCTGATCGCGATCCCGATCGTCGTGATCCAGGTCGTCATCGCCCGCCGCCGCAACCTCACCAAGGTCAACTCCTGGATCACCGAGCACGGCATGACGCCGTCGCTGACCGAGGAGGAGCTGGACGAGGAGCGCACCGAGAAGCCGACCCGGGCCGCGTGGACGTCGGTGAAGGCGGCGCTGCGGGAGCGCAACGTCCGCCTCGCGGTGGCGGTCAACTTCCTCTTCCTGTGGGCCGAGGCGGGCGTGGTGACCTTCCTGACCGTCCAGCTCACCCGTGACGCGGGCCTGCCGCTGGCGCTGGCGATCACCGTGTCGGGCGCGTCGGGGATCACCGGCTGGATCGGGCAGATCGTCTGGGGCACCGTCAGCGACCACAAGGGCCGCAAGTTCTCGCTCTCGATCCTCGCCGTGGGCTGGGCCGTGACGGTGGCGCTGATGATCTTCATCAGCTCGCTCACGTCGGCCTGGGTGATCTTGATCCTGTGGGGTTTGTTCCGCAACAGCCCCTTCCCGGTGATGTACGCCTCGATCATCGACGCGGTGCCCGAGGGGGCCTCGTCGGGGCTCGGCATCATGATCGGCGTCGGGCTGGGCCTGTCGGGCCTGGTGGCCGCCCCCGTGGCGGGCTTCGTCATCGGCCACTTCGGCTTCACCGTGCACTACCTGTTCATCGCCGCGCTGTGCCTGCTGGCCCTGGTCCCCATCGCCCTGATCCGGGAGACCTCCTCAGGGGCCGTTCGCTGA
- a CDS encoding LysR family transcriptional regulator gives MRRLPDLDSLQLLMAIGVHGSLSEAGRQHGLGQPAVTARLRAMERQVGMKLVERTPRGSRLTSAGVLVADWARETMASASSLDAGLSALRDGGGSRLTIASSKTVAEHLVPGWLAGLARRHPGATMRLESMDSEDVPDALAAGTADVGFVEGHEASSSLSDREVGRDVLLLVVSTSHPWAERHPRRVSRTELARTRLIDRGPGSAPRLALDHALRDVGVPRPEPLAELPTNHAVVEAVIGGWGPAVLSDLAVGVELAAGTLVEVDVEGPPLRRRLRALWRDDQPLAPLAAELVERAAQHHARASRRHHQTFSHPHPEPTLVGGIRSAASVEPEGALAR, from the coding sequence ATGCGCCGCCTGCCCGACCTGGACTCGTTGCAGCTGCTGATGGCGATCGGGGTGCACGGCAGCCTGTCGGAGGCCGGGCGGCAGCACGGGCTCGGGCAGCCGGCGGTGACGGCACGGCTGCGGGCGATGGAGCGTCAGGTCGGGATGAAGCTGGTCGAACGCACACCACGCGGTTCCCGGCTGACCAGTGCCGGCGTGCTCGTGGCCGACTGGGCACGGGAGACGATGGCGTCGGCGTCCTCGCTCGACGCCGGGCTGTCGGCGCTGCGGGACGGAGGCGGCAGCCGGCTCACGATCGCCTCGAGCAAGACCGTCGCCGAGCACCTGGTCCCCGGGTGGCTGGCCGGGCTCGCCCGTCGCCACCCCGGTGCCACCATGCGGCTGGAGTCGATGGACTCCGAGGACGTCCCCGACGCCCTCGCGGCCGGGACGGCGGACGTCGGGTTCGTCGAGGGCCACGAGGCCTCCTCGAGCCTCAGCGACCGCGAGGTGGGGCGTGACGTCCTGCTGCTCGTGGTCAGCACCAGTCATCCCTGGGCCGAGCGCCACCCGCGCCGCGTCTCGCGGACCGAGCTGGCCCGGACCAGGCTCATCGACCGCGGACCCGGGTCGGCGCCTCGGCTCGCCCTGGACCACGCCCTGCGTGACGTCGGGGTTCCCCGTCCCGAACCGCTCGCCGAGCTGCCGACCAACCACGCGGTGGTGGAGGCGGTGATCGGAGGCTGGGGCCCGGCGGTGCTCAGCGACCTGGCCGTCGGCGTCGAGCTCGCCGCCGGCACCCTGGTCGAGGTCGACGTCGAAGGCCCCCCGCTGCGTCGACGTCTCCGGGCGTTGTGGCGCGACGACCAGCCGCTGGCTCCGCTGGCGGCCGAGCTCGTCGAACGCGCCGCGCAGCACCACGCGCGCGCGAGCCGGCGCCACCACCAGACGTTCTCCCACCCGCACCCGGAGCCGACGCTCGTCGGCGGCATCCGGTCCGCGGCCTCGGTGGAGCCCGAAGGCGCACTCGCCCGATGA
- a CDS encoding SDR family NAD(P)-dependent oxidoreductase — translation MTSQHPTTQTTTTLITGGNKGLGRETARRLKEHGHHVVIGARDAARGARAAEELGVDWVELDVTSDASVAAAAREVEERFGGLDVLVNNAGIAGPSTAVDQVDAAAITAVLDTNTVSAVRTIHAFLPQLRRSANPVVVNVSSGLGSFAVRADTSRIESQVPSLAYSASKAAMNMITTVYAQFLPELRVNVVDPGYTATELNGNSGPQTVTEGTDAVVAMATVGPDGPTGTFTDRHGVVAW, via the coding sequence ATGACCAGCCAGCACCCGACCACCCAGACCACGACCACCCTGATCACCGGCGGCAACAAGGGCCTCGGCCGCGAGACCGCGCGTCGGCTGAAGGAGCACGGCCACCACGTCGTCATCGGCGCCCGCGACGCGGCGCGCGGCGCCCGGGCCGCCGAGGAGCTCGGCGTCGACTGGGTCGAGCTCGACGTCACCTCCGACGCCTCCGTCGCCGCGGCCGCGCGCGAGGTCGAGGAGCGCTTCGGCGGCCTCGACGTCCTCGTGAACAATGCCGGCATCGCCGGGCCGTCGACCGCCGTCGACCAGGTGGACGCCGCCGCGATCACCGCCGTCCTCGACACGAACACGGTCTCCGCGGTGCGGACGATCCACGCCTTCCTCCCCCAGCTGCGCCGCTCGGCCAACCCCGTGGTCGTCAACGTCAGCAGCGGGCTCGGCTCGTTCGCCGTACGGGCCGACACCTCGCGCATCGAGAGCCAGGTCCCCTCGCTCGCCTACTCCGCGAGCAAGGCCGCGATGAACATGATCACGACGGTCTACGCCCAGTTCCTGCCCGAGCTGCGCGTCAACGTCGTCGACCCCGGCTACACCGCCACCGAGCTGAACGGGAACTCGGGCCCGCAGACCGTCACCGAGGGCACCGACGCGGTCGTGGCCATGGCGACCGTCGGCCCCGACGGCCCCACCGGGACCTTCACCGACCGGCACGGGGTCGTCGCCTGGTGA
- a CDS encoding response regulator translates to MSGTDAVPAPVRVLVVDDQQVIREGLSMMLGLLDDLEVVGAAVDGDDALRQIADHDPDVVLMDLKMPVRNGIDTITEMRARGSRARVVVMTTYDEDEWVFSALRAGALGFLTKDVGATEIRSAIMAVATGRAQLDPGVQRKLLEMLTAGSGFGTAQAAERAPAPLPGLTARECEILDEIAQGLDNNQIAERLSISLATVKTHVNHLLSKTGCTNRAGLVIYAYEAGRVDPRPGGSP, encoded by the coding sequence GTGAGCGGGACCGATGCGGTTCCGGCTCCCGTCCGGGTGCTGGTCGTGGACGACCAGCAGGTGATCCGGGAGGGGCTGAGCATGATGCTCGGACTGCTGGACGACCTGGAGGTCGTGGGCGCAGCGGTGGACGGTGACGACGCCCTGCGTCAGATCGCCGATCACGACCCTGACGTCGTCCTGATGGACCTGAAGATGCCGGTCCGGAACGGCATCGACACGATCACGGAGATGCGGGCGCGAGGCAGCCGAGCCCGCGTGGTCGTCATGACGACGTACGACGAGGACGAGTGGGTGTTCTCGGCGCTGCGCGCCGGCGCGTTGGGCTTCCTGACCAAGGACGTCGGAGCCACCGAGATCAGGAGCGCCATCATGGCGGTCGCGACCGGGCGAGCCCAGCTCGACCCCGGGGTGCAGCGCAAGCTCCTGGAGATGCTGACCGCCGGCTCCGGCTTCGGGACCGCACAGGCGGCGGAACGCGCTCCCGCCCCACTTCCCGGCCTCACCGCCCGTGAGTGCGAGATCCTGGACGAGATCGCCCAGGGACTCGACAACAACCAGATCGCCGAGCGGTTGAGCATCTCCCTGGCCACGGTGAAGACCCACGTCAACCACCTGCTGAGCAAGACCGGGTGCACCAACCGAGCGGGCCTGGTCATCTACGCCTACGAAGCAGGCCGGGTCGATCCACGGCCCGGCGGCTCGCCCTGA
- a CDS encoding VOC family protein, with protein MNLISVRLITDHVDRLVDFYTRLTGASVDRPTPDFAELRTPNGTIAIGSTRTVGLFGPGSAEPAANRSAIVELIAEDVDVVHAEVSGWAEVVQAPTYMPWGNRSLLVRDPDGTLVNVFTPATDAAREKFARFSR; from the coding sequence ATGAACCTCATCTCCGTCCGGCTCATCACCGACCACGTCGACCGCCTCGTCGACTTCTACACACGCCTGACCGGCGCGTCCGTCGACCGGCCGACACCCGACTTCGCCGAGCTGCGGACCCCGAACGGCACCATCGCGATCGGCAGCACCCGGACCGTCGGGCTCTTCGGGCCGGGCTCGGCGGAGCCGGCCGCGAACCGCTCGGCGATCGTGGAGCTGATCGCCGAGGACGTGGACGTGGTGCACGCCGAGGTCAGCGGCTGGGCCGAGGTGGTGCAGGCCCCGACGTACATGCCCTGGGGGAACCGCTCCCTGCTGGTGCGCGACCCCGACGGCACCCTCGTCAACGTCTTCACCCCCGCCACCGATGCAGCACGGGAGAAGTTCGCCCGCTTCAGCCGCTGA
- a CDS encoding nucleoside hydrolase, giving the protein MTTDEPVPVYLDCDTGIDDVLAIAYLLGRPDVRLAGIGTVSGNIDARTAALNTLRVLDLFRAPDVPVASGGCDFLTRRYDGAPAVHGTDGIGDVGLPESARALSDQSSVEMLLDLARRHPGRLRVLAIGPLTNLAQALRQDPDLAQLVRDVTVMGGAFLVGGNITPHAEANVYNDPEAAAVVFDAPWEVTVVPIDVARDHRFEQADLTGLAGSASAAVRTVASMLDVYADFYDGVYGRRLAVLYDPLAAAVLSGDLVVTRDLVGPVTVTTGDGAERGRTTTPEALEHAETASRPSHRVVLAVEPGFAPQLVAALQSLGEP; this is encoded by the coding sequence ATGACGACCGACGAGCCCGTGCCGGTCTACCTGGACTGCGACACCGGTATCGACGACGTCCTCGCCATCGCGTACCTCCTCGGCCGGCCGGACGTCCGGCTCGCCGGCATCGGGACGGTCTCGGGCAACATCGACGCGCGCACCGCCGCGCTGAACACGCTCCGGGTCCTGGACCTGTTCCGAGCCCCGGACGTCCCGGTGGCCAGCGGTGGGTGCGACTTCCTCACCCGCCGTTACGACGGTGCGCCGGCCGTGCACGGCACCGACGGCATCGGCGACGTCGGGCTCCCGGAGAGCGCCCGGGCGCTGTCCGACCAGAGCTCGGTCGAGATGCTCCTCGACCTCGCCCGTCGTCACCCCGGACGCCTCCGGGTGCTGGCGATCGGACCGCTCACCAACCTGGCGCAGGCCCTCCGCCAGGACCCCGACCTCGCCCAACTCGTGCGCGACGTGACCGTGATGGGCGGCGCGTTCCTCGTCGGCGGCAACATCACCCCGCACGCCGAGGCCAACGTCTACAACGACCCGGAGGCGGCCGCGGTCGTGTTCGACGCCCCGTGGGAGGTCACCGTCGTCCCCATCGACGTCGCCCGCGACCACCGCTTCGAGCAGGCGGACCTGACGGGCCTGGCCGGCAGCGCGTCGGCGGCGGTGCGCACGGTCGCCTCGATGCTCGACGTGTACGCCGACTTCTACGACGGCGTGTACGGCCGACGGCTGGCCGTCCTCTACGACCCGCTGGCCGCCGCGGTCCTGAGCGGCGACCTGGTCGTCACCCGGGACCTCGTCGGCCCCGTCACCGTCACCACCGGCGACGGTGCCGAACGTGGGCGCACCACGACGCCCGAGGCGCTCGAGCACGCCGAGACCGCGAGCCGACCCAGCCACCGCGTGGTTCTCGCCGTGGAACCAGGCTTCGCTCCGCAGCTCGTCGCGGCGCTCCAGTCTCTTGGGGAGCCGTGA
- a CDS encoding helix-turn-helix transcriptional regulator, with protein sequence MARPTARVLALLEILQSGGVWKTADLAGRLDVDARTVRRYVAHLLDLEVPVESVRGTYGGYRLMPGYRVPPLMLTSDEALAVLLGLLARDTGAEGGAADSAAQTAAGKVRRVLPRHLAARMDSLLEVADLSPGHTAPPDEAQVLLLVAEATRDRRPLRIEHVRDGQVRRRTVEPYGLVAHRDRWYLCGADSLSGEVRTFRLDRVDRVQLGEGTFDPPDQLDVRSLVLEGLVATPWRLRVAVRVRATPDEVGALLPPGLAVVAPAEETGWVRVRMRVESLGWVPGVLVSLAADLDTDVVVEEPGELRERVHALARRLLDPPIAPGT encoded by the coding sequence GTGGCTCGACCGACCGCCCGTGTCCTGGCCCTCCTGGAGATCCTGCAGTCGGGCGGGGTGTGGAAGACCGCCGACCTCGCCGGACGCCTCGACGTCGACGCGCGCACCGTCCGGCGTTACGTGGCGCACCTGCTCGATCTCGAGGTGCCGGTCGAGTCGGTCCGGGGGACGTACGGCGGGTACCGGCTCATGCCCGGCTACCGGGTCCCACCGCTCATGCTGACCAGCGACGAGGCGCTCGCCGTGCTGCTGGGCCTGCTCGCGCGAGACACGGGGGCCGAGGGCGGTGCGGCCGACTCCGCCGCCCAGACCGCGGCCGGCAAGGTGCGCCGGGTGCTCCCCCGACACCTCGCCGCGCGGATGGACTCGCTGCTCGAGGTCGCCGACCTGAGTCCCGGCCACACCGCACCACCGGACGAGGCCCAGGTTCTCCTGCTCGTCGCCGAGGCGACGCGCGACCGGCGGCCGTTGAGGATCGAGCACGTCCGCGACGGCCAGGTCCGTCGACGGACCGTGGAGCCGTACGGCCTGGTGGCGCACCGCGACCGCTGGTACCTGTGCGGCGCCGACTCGCTCAGCGGAGAGGTCCGGACCTTCCGCCTCGACCGGGTGGACCGCGTGCAGCTCGGCGAGGGGACGTTCGACCCTCCCGACCAGCTCGACGTGCGGTCGTTGGTGCTCGAGGGGCTGGTCGCCACGCCGTGGCGTCTCCGCGTCGCGGTGCGTGTCCGCGCCACGCCGGACGAGGTTGGCGCGCTCCTGCCTCCGGGCCTCGCGGTGGTGGCTCCCGCCGAGGAGACGGGCTGGGTGCGCGTACGGATGCGTGTCGAGAGCCTGGGTTGGGTGCCCGGAGTGCTCGTGTCCCTCGCTGCCGACCTCGACACCGACGTCGTCGTCGAGGAGCCGGGCGAGCTACGCGAACGGGTGCACGCCCTGGCCCGACGCCTGCTGGACCCGCCGATCGCGCCCGGTACCTGA
- a CDS encoding sodium:calcium antiporter, whose product MSALPLWALIGLFVVAAVVVWFAGIQLSKTTDVLDTRFHLGSALGGLIVLAVATNLPELAITVSAAISGNISVAVGNILGGIALQTVVLVVLDRFGKRGKDVKPLTYRAASLTLVVEALVVVAVLTVVVAGSQLPSDLTFARLTPGVVLIAVVWLVGLLLVRRSGSHLPWHEDGRAPDSSPHPQGHRRRKPAHHQEHQKHSTGRTVLVFAVAALLTLGAGVVLERTGDAAASQVGLDGVLFGATVLALATSLPEISTGLQSIRQGDDNLAVSDIFGGNAFLPVLFLVAALLSGKAVLPQANSSDIYLTAIAMLLTLVYTTGLIFRPQRRVLGMGVDSLAVLVLYALGVVGLVGIS is encoded by the coding sequence ATGAGCGCCCTGCCTCTGTGGGCCCTCATCGGCCTGTTCGTCGTGGCCGCCGTCGTCGTCTGGTTCGCCGGGATCCAGCTGTCCAAGACGACCGACGTCCTCGACACCCGCTTCCACCTCGGCAGCGCGCTCGGCGGGCTGATCGTGCTCGCCGTCGCCACGAACCTGCCCGAGCTCGCCATCACCGTCAGCGCCGCGATCAGCGGGAACATCTCCGTCGCGGTCGGCAACATCCTCGGCGGCATCGCCCTGCAGACCGTCGTGCTGGTCGTCCTCGACCGCTTCGGCAAGCGCGGCAAGGACGTCAAGCCCCTCACCTACCGCGCCGCGTCGCTGACCCTCGTCGTCGAGGCCCTCGTCGTCGTCGCCGTCCTCACCGTCGTCGTCGCCGGCAGCCAGCTGCCCTCCGACCTCACCTTCGCCCGCCTCACCCCCGGCGTGGTCCTCATCGCCGTCGTCTGGCTGGTCGGCCTCCTCCTGGTCCGCCGCTCCGGGTCGCACCTGCCCTGGCACGAGGACGGCCGCGCGCCCGACAGCTCACCGCACCCCCAGGGCCACCGGCGCCGCAAGCCCGCGCACCACCAGGAGCACCAGAAGCACTCCACCGGCCGTACGGTGCTGGTGTTCGCCGTCGCGGCCCTGCTCACCCTGGGCGCCGGCGTCGTCCTCGAACGCACCGGCGACGCCGCCGCCTCGCAGGTCGGGCTCGACGGCGTGCTGTTCGGTGCCACGGTGCTCGCCCTCGCGACCTCCCTGCCCGAGATCTCGACCGGCCTGCAGTCGATCCGCCAGGGGGACGACAACCTCGCCGTCAGCGACATCTTCGGCGGCAACGCCTTCCTGCCCGTGCTGTTCCTCGTCGCCGCCCTGCTCTCCGGCAAGGCCGTGCTCCCCCAGGCCAACAGCAGCGACATCTACCTCACCGCCATCGCCATGCTCCTGACCCTCGTCTACACGACCGGCCTGATCTTCCGGCCGCAGCGGCGGGTGCTCGGCATGGGTGTCGACTCCCTCGCCGTGCTCGTGCTGTACGCGCTCGGCGTCGTCGGACTCGTCGGCATCAGCTGA